One Neosynechococcus sphagnicola sy1 DNA window includes the following coding sequences:
- a CDS encoding NAD(P)/FAD-dependent oxidoreductase — protein MRDSKYHGRKVLTELVNAGASPEILYVNKPHIGTFKLVGIVQNIRAKIAALGGEIHFQSRVTDLQIENGQVRGVTLANGKQIASNHVVLAVGHSARDTFEMLCDRGVYIEAKPFSIGFRIEHPQSLIDRCRFGDHAGHKLLGAADYKLVHHCQNGRSVYSFCMCPGGLVVAAASEPGRVVTNGMSQYSRNERNANSAIVVGITPDDYPGDPLAGIAFQRRLEAQAFELGGGTYDAPGQLVGDFLNHRPSTAFGTVIPSYTPGVRLGDLSHSLPDYAITAIREALPAFDQQIKGFAMDDAVLTGVETRTSSPIRIKRHEDYQSVNTAGLYPAGEGAGYAGGILSAGIDGIKVAEAVALSILRNCDR, from the coding sequence GTGAGGGATTCAAAGTATCACGGTCGCAAGGTGCTGACTGAACTCGTCAATGCCGGAGCCTCACCGGAAATTCTCTATGTCAATAAACCCCATATTGGCACCTTCAAATTGGTGGGAATTGTCCAAAATATTCGAGCTAAAATTGCAGCCTTGGGGGGCGAAATTCACTTTCAAAGTCGAGTGACGGACCTGCAAATTGAAAATGGTCAGGTAAGGGGAGTCACCCTCGCCAATGGCAAACAGATTGCCAGCAATCATGTGGTTCTGGCAGTGGGTCACAGCGCCAGAGACACCTTTGAAATGCTCTGCGATCGCGGGGTTTACATAGAGGCCAAACCGTTTTCGATTGGCTTTCGGATTGAACATCCCCAATCTTTGATCGATCGCTGCCGTTTTGGTGACCATGCAGGTCATAAGCTCTTGGGAGCTGCCGATTATAAACTGGTGCACCATTGCCAAAATGGTCGTTCCGTCTATAGCTTCTGTATGTGTCCCGGTGGTCTGGTGGTGGCGGCGGCCTCGGAACCAGGACGGGTGGTGACCAATGGCATGAGCCAATACTCCCGTAACGAGCGCAATGCCAATAGCGCCATCGTCGTTGGCATTACCCCCGACGATTATCCCGGTGATCCCTTAGCTGGAATTGCCTTTCAACGTCGCCTAGAAGCCCAAGCCTTTGAGCTAGGCGGGGGTACCTATGACGCCCCAGGGCAGCTCGTGGGTGACTTTCTTAACCATCGTCCTTCGACGGCCTTCGGCACCGTGATCCCTTCCTATACACCGGGAGTGCGTTTAGGGGATTTGAGCCATAGCCTCCCCGATTATGCGATCACCGCCATCCGTGAAGCCCTGCCCGCCTTCGACCAACAGATCAAAGGCTTTGCCATGGATGACGCTGTGTTGACTGGGGTGGAAACCCGCACTTCCTCACCGATTCGGATTAAACGTCATGAGGATTATCAAAGCGTCAACACCGCAGGTCTGTATCCGGCGGGTGAAGGTGCGGGATACGCAGGGGGCATTCTCTCGGCGGGGATTGATGGCATCAAAGTAGCAGAGGCCGTGGCGTTAAGTATCTTGCGCAACTGCGATCGCTGA
- a CDS encoding diguanylate cyclase yields MVSLPDEIQAQLATLRQAYAQQLLGRVEQIATTWQQLSRRWDDTMLATLHRMTHNLAGSGATFGFAAISDRARALECLLQTIMESRNQITQEEGDQITALLELLQLAAAEPNSPTVMAELEHIPPVVMPPTYPPDERLIFFVKDTPDLTSDLVQQLSYFGYRVQTFASLKALQEAVHDTTPAAIIVDVRASEGSFAGTEMIKQIQQRRETPIPVVFLSIRSDLVARLQAVQSGGYAYFTKPVEIGTLIDKLDALSAHQSPDPYRILIVDDESTLASYYAYTLQQAGMKTFVVSDPLQVLQPLVDFRPDLILMDVYMPSCNGLELAAVIRQLESYLSIPIVFLSTETNLDRQLAAMSLGGDDFLMKPIHPHHLIRAVSSRAQRSRLLRSYMIKDSLTGLLNHTKTKEQLMIEVSRAQRRQRPLTFAMIDIDHFKSINDSYGHAIGDRVITSLSRLLQQRLRKTDVIGRYGGEEFAVILPETDGVAATPVLNELRAGFAQIRHQAADREFAVTFSCGLAVYPQYPEATSLSDAADKALYLAKAQGRDRVILAQPKEFA; encoded by the coding sequence ATGGTTAGCCTGCCTGACGAGATCCAGGCCCAGCTAGCAACGCTGCGTCAAGCCTATGCCCAACAACTGCTCGGCAGGGTGGAGCAGATTGCCACCACTTGGCAGCAGTTATCTCGGCGGTGGGATGATACGATGTTGGCCACCCTGCACCGGATGACCCATAATCTCGCAGGTTCGGGGGCCACCTTTGGTTTTGCCGCCATTAGCGATCGCGCCCGGGCCCTCGAATGCCTGTTGCAAACAATCATGGAAAGTCGCAACCAAATCACCCAGGAGGAGGGAGATCAGATCACGGCGCTTCTAGAACTGCTGCAACTTGCCGCCGCAGAACCCAATAGTCCCACGGTGATGGCAGAACTGGAGCACATTCCACCCGTCGTGATGCCACCCACCTATCCTCCCGATGAGCGGCTGATCTTTTTTGTGAAGGACACCCCCGATCTCACCTCCGATCTGGTGCAGCAGCTGAGTTACTTTGGCTACCGCGTCCAAACCTTTGCCTCCCTCAAGGCACTCCAGGAAGCGGTTCACGATACCACTCCAGCCGCCATTATTGTGGATGTGCGGGCCTCAGAGGGGAGTTTTGCTGGGACAGAAATGATTAAGCAGATTCAGCAGCGTCGGGAGACACCGATCCCCGTCGTTTTTCTCTCTATCCGCAGTGATCTAGTCGCCCGCTTACAGGCCGTCCAATCGGGGGGCTACGCCTATTTCACAAAACCCGTGGAAATTGGGACGCTGATTGATAAGTTAGATGCCCTTAGCGCCCACCAATCTCCCGATCCCTATCGGATTCTGATTGTGGATGATGAATCCACCCTGGCTTCCTACTACGCTTACACGTTGCAGCAGGCAGGGATGAAAACCTTTGTGGTGTCTGACCCCCTCCAAGTACTGCAACCCCTAGTGGATTTCCGCCCTGATTTAATTTTGATGGATGTCTACATGCCCAGTTGTAACGGCTTAGAACTGGCGGCCGTGATCCGACAACTGGAGAGCTATTTGAGTATTCCCATTGTCTTTCTCTCCACGGAAACCAACTTAGATCGACAACTGGCCGCCATGAGCCTGGGCGGGGATGACTTTTTAATGAAACCCATCCATCCCCACCATTTGATTCGAGCTGTTTCCAGTCGTGCCCAGAGATCGCGGCTGTTGCGTTCCTACATGATTAAAGACAGTCTCACCGGCCTCCTCAACCACACCAAAACCAAGGAGCAGTTGATGATTGAGGTCAGTCGCGCCCAGCGGCGGCAGCGACCCCTCACCTTTGCCATGATTGACATCGATCATTTCAAGTCTATTAATGACAGCTATGGTCATGCCATTGGCGATCGCGTGATTACCAGCCTGTCACGGCTACTGCAACAACGCCTGCGCAAAACCGATGTGATTGGGCGCTATGGGGGCGAAGAATTTGCCGTGATTTTGCCGGAGACGGATGGAGTGGCAGCAACCCCCGTTTTAAATGAACTGCGGGCGGGCTTTGCCCAAATCCGTCATCAAGCTGCGGATCGAGAATTTGCGGTGACCTTTAGTTGTGGTCTGGCAGTGTACCCTCAGTATCCAGAGGCAACCAGTCTCAGTGATGCTGCGGATAAAGCCCTTTACCTGGCCAAAGCCCAAGGGCGCGATCGCGTGATACTCGCCCAACCCAAGGAGTTCGCCTAA
- a CDS encoding response regulator, with protein sequence MKKLESGKMHFDIKPLDLLSLVEQAITANHAYGEQFGVTFQLTCTLPPVQVSADHNRLLQVLTNLLSNAAKFSAPASQVDVTITRSAEGMLRVAVIDHGSGIPEEFRSRIFQKFAQADASTTRQKGGTGLGLSISKAIIEKLGGRIGFETEINIGTTFYFDLPEHCQLPQSAPLNQPQMRVLICEDSPDVAMLLSLILKQAGFSTDIAYNADQAKQFLAQQHYDAMTVDLMLPGQDGISLIRELREQEVTRSLPVVVVSACPHEEAELSTGSLAIIDCLEKPINPERLMVAVQQAVLQTLGNKPRVLHIEDDLDVVQVVATILNGTAHVTSALSLQEALHQLSQQTFDLVILDLNLKDGMGMELIPYLNSQGSSPIPVVVFSAQEVSQEAFHQVTAALVKSRTSNQELLQTIQSLIRRRRTSESHPSPVRVLE encoded by the coding sequence TTGAAAAAACTTGAATCCGGTAAGATGCACTTTGACATCAAACCCCTGGACTTATTGTCCTTAGTCGAACAAGCGATCACCGCCAATCACGCCTATGGAGAACAGTTTGGAGTTACCTTCCAACTCACCTGTACCTTACCGCCAGTGCAGGTGAGTGCCGACCATAACCGCCTACTCCAAGTTTTAACCAACTTATTGTCTAACGCTGCTAAGTTTTCCGCCCCCGCTAGCCAGGTGGATGTGACCATTACTCGTTCTGCTGAGGGGATGCTCCGGGTGGCTGTGATCGATCACGGTAGTGGCATTCCCGAGGAATTTCGCAGTCGGATCTTTCAAAAATTCGCCCAAGCAGACGCTTCCACCACGCGACAGAAGGGGGGAACGGGTCTGGGGTTGAGCATCAGCAAGGCGATCATCGAAAAACTCGGAGGACGGATTGGATTTGAAACCGAGATCAATATCGGCACCACCTTTTACTTCGATCTCCCTGAACACTGCCAACTGCCCCAGTCAGCCCCCCTGAATCAACCCCAGATGCGGGTTTTGATCTGCGAAGATAGTCCTGACGTTGCCATGCTCTTGAGCCTTATTCTCAAACAGGCGGGCTTCTCAACGGACATTGCCTATAATGCAGACCAAGCCAAGCAGTTCCTAGCCCAGCAGCACTATGATGCCATGACGGTGGATCTAATGTTGCCGGGGCAGGATGGGATTTCCTTAATTCGGGAATTGCGTGAGCAGGAAGTCACGCGATCGCTGCCCGTTGTGGTAGTTTCTGCCTGCCCCCACGAAGAAGCTGAGTTAAGTACGGGGAGCTTAGCCATCATTGACTGTCTTGAGAAACCGATCAATCCAGAACGATTAATGGTGGCGGTGCAACAGGCCGTTTTGCAAACCTTGGGGAACAAGCCTCGGGTGCTACATATCGAAGATGATTTAGACGTGGTGCAAGTTGTGGCAACTATTCTCAACGGAACGGCCCATGTCACCTCTGCCTTAAGCCTCCAGGAGGCACTGCACCAACTCTCGCAACAAACCTTCGACTTGGTGATTCTCGATCTGAACTTAAAAGATGGGATGGGTATGGAACTCATCCCCTACCTCAACAGTCAGGGAAGTTCACCCATCCCGGTTGTGGTTTTTTCTGCCCAAGAAGTCAGTCAGGAAGCATTTCATCAGGTGACTGCTGCCTTGGTGAAATCCCGCACCTCCAATCAAGAGCTTCTACAAACGATTCAATCCCTGATTCGCAGGCGGCGCACCAGTGAATCCCATCCCTCTCCCGTCCGTGTTTTGGAATAA
- a CDS encoding methylated-DNA--[protein]-cysteine S-methyltransferase produces MGDSDQGASGFETSSSFYDQSTRLLGMTPTEYQQGGNGMEIQFAVKPSSLGWVLVAATTQGICAIHLGDTVEELATQLQHQFPQAQLRQWDPSVENWLDQVIAWIETPQRGLNLPLDIQGTAFQQRVWQALQDIPLGRTTSYAAISTQIGNPKAVRAVARACAANQFAVAVPCHRVVGSDGALRGYRWGSDRKRALLEREATPTAKGNASQFS; encoded by the coding sequence ATGGGAGACTCTGATCAAGGTGCCTCTGGATTTGAGACCAGCAGCAGTTTCTACGACCAATCGACTCGACTATTAGGCATGACTCCGACCGAGTATCAGCAGGGTGGGAATGGCATGGAAATTCAGTTTGCAGTCAAACCCTCATCGTTAGGGTGGGTGCTGGTTGCCGCGACAACCCAAGGGATCTGTGCCATTCATCTGGGTGATACAGTCGAGGAACTAGCCACCCAACTTCAACACCAATTTCCTCAGGCTCAGTTGCGGCAGTGGGATCCCAGCGTTGAGAATTGGCTTGACCAGGTGATTGCCTGGATCGAAACACCCCAGCGAGGGCTAAATCTCCCCCTTGATATTCAAGGAACTGCTTTCCAACAAAGGGTTTGGCAGGCACTCCAAGACATTCCCCTAGGTCGTACCACCAGCTATGCTGCGATCTCAACACAGATTGGCAATCCCAAAGCCGTGCGTGCCGTGGCTCGAGCCTGTGCCGCCAATCAATTCGCGGTTGCCGTTCCCTGCCATCGGGTTGTGGGCAGTGATGGAGCCTTGCGAGGCTATCGTTGGGGCAGCGATCGCAAACGTGCGTTGCTAGAACGCGAAGCAACACCAACAGCCAAAGGGAACGCCTCCCAGTTCAGCTAG
- a CDS encoding PAS domain S-box protein, translating into MLCIIDAQGNFQKLNPAWEKNLGFSKMELRSQSYLTWVHPDDHALTLAQVQALQETAGTSCLENRYRCKEGAYKWLSWTMTSFGSAGLVYCVVRDITPRKRAEQESWLLQTLTQAISESQDFLTGLKVALQKVCEVTGWDYGEAWLPRRDGTRLERTPAWYGRGDDLADFNRLSTQMTFKPGVGIPGQVWLSKQPLWIQDVTTEPSDRFSRSQAAIAHGLKAGLGIPMIAENDVLAVLLFFMVLPRSEDQRWIELVSTVAVQLSVLMKRKQVEEKYRSIYENSITGIFQTTPDGHYLSTNRALARIYGYECPQELVKNLCDIEHQLYVDPERRHHFAESMRQHGAVTKFESQVYRRDGSTIWISENAREVRDSEGHLLYYEGNVEDITDRKLAEQALQAAEAKNRALLNAIPDLMLRLHRDGTYLDFKAPLDFQTLRTGDVSIGQNFLELLPPEIAQQRMHYLQRALQTGDVQIFEYQLPINELNRDFEARMVVSGEDEVTMIVRDITERKRMDRLKNEFVSVVSHELRTPLTSIRGSLGLIVGGVVGEIPAQAQSLVEIAHKNQ; encoded by the coding sequence ATGCTCTGTATCATTGATGCTCAGGGTAATTTCCAAAAGCTAAACCCAGCCTGGGAGAAGAATCTGGGCTTCAGCAAGATGGAACTCCGTTCCCAGTCCTATCTCACCTGGGTACATCCCGATGACCACGCCCTAACCCTCGCCCAGGTGCAGGCCCTCCAGGAAACGGCGGGAACAAGCTGCCTGGAGAATCGCTATCGCTGCAAAGAAGGGGCTTATAAGTGGCTCTCGTGGACGATGACCTCGTTTGGCTCCGCTGGGTTGGTGTACTGTGTGGTGCGGGACATTACCCCTCGCAAACGGGCCGAGCAAGAAAGCTGGTTATTGCAAACCCTCACCCAGGCGATTAGCGAGTCCCAAGACTTTCTGACTGGGCTGAAGGTTGCTCTACAAAAAGTCTGTGAAGTCACGGGGTGGGATTATGGGGAAGCTTGGCTGCCCCGAAGGGATGGTACCCGACTGGAGCGCACCCCCGCTTGGTATGGTCGAGGGGATGATCTCGCTGATTTCAATCGACTCAGCACCCAAATGACCTTTAAGCCGGGGGTTGGGATACCAGGGCAGGTTTGGCTTTCGAAACAACCCCTGTGGATTCAGGATGTGACCACGGAACCCAGCGATCGCTTTTCCCGTAGTCAGGCAGCGATCGCCCATGGCTTAAAAGCTGGCTTGGGAATTCCGATGATTGCCGAGAACGATGTTTTAGCCGTGCTGCTGTTCTTCATGGTTCTCCCCCGCTCGGAAGACCAGCGATGGATCGAACTCGTTTCTACGGTTGCCGTCCAGCTCAGCGTTTTAATGAAACGCAAGCAAGTAGAAGAAAAATACCGCAGCATCTACGAGAATTCCATTACCGGTATTTTTCAGACCACTCCCGATGGTCATTACCTGAGTACCAATCGCGCGCTGGCTCGAATATACGGCTATGAGTGTCCCCAAGAACTGGTTAAAAACCTTTGCGATATTGAACATCAACTGTATGTAGATCCTGAGCGGCGTCATCACTTTGCCGAGTCGATGCGGCAGCATGGAGCAGTGACAAAGTTCGAGTCCCAGGTGTACCGACGTGATGGCAGTACGATCTGGATCTCTGAAAATGCCCGTGAGGTGCGAGACAGTGAAGGGCATCTGCTTTACTACGAAGGTAATGTTGAAGATATTACCGATCGCAAGCTGGCAGAACAGGCTCTGCAAGCCGCGGAAGCTAAAAATCGCGCCCTGCTGAACGCCATTCCAGACTTGATGCTGCGCCTCCACCGGGATGGCACCTATTTAGATTTCAAAGCTCCCCTCGACTTTCAAACCTTGCGGACTGGTGATGTATCGATTGGTCAAAACTTTCTGGAACTGTTGCCACCTGAGATTGCCCAACAGCGAATGCACTATCTCCAGCGCGCCTTACAAACTGGAGATGTCCAAATTTTCGAGTATCAACTGCCCATCAATGAATTAAATCGAGATTTTGAAGCTCGGATGGTTGTCAGCGGCGAGGATGAGGTGACCATGATTGTGCGTGACATCACTGAGCGCAAGCGCATGGATCGCCTGAAAAATGAATTTGTCTCGGTGGTAAGTCATGAACTCCGAACCCCATTGACCTCGATTCGGGGTTCTTTGGGATTAATTGTCGGGGGAGTGGTGGGTGAAATTCCTGCCCAAGCGCAATCTTTAGTGGAGATCGCCCATAAAAACCAGTGA
- a CDS encoding response regulator, with translation MPIPPLNLILYVEDEPDIQAIARLALVAVGGFTVEVCSSGTEAIRVAPTVAPDLILLDVMMPDMDGIRTLKALREIPSLQATPIIFMTAKVQTHEVTQYRQLGALDVISKPFDPMMLATTVRTIWEQHHG, from the coding sequence ATGCCTATTCCGCCCCTAAACCTGATTCTCTATGTTGAAGATGAACCTGATATTCAGGCAATTGCCCGACTGGCACTGGTTGCCGTGGGGGGGTTTACGGTGGAAGTTTGCTCCTCAGGCACGGAAGCCATTCGGGTTGCTCCCACCGTTGCCCCCGACTTAATTCTGCTGGATGTGATGATGCCCGATATGGATGGTATCCGCACCCTGAAAGCGCTACGGGAAATTCCCTCTCTACAAGCCACCCCGATTATTTTTATGACGGCGAAGGTGCAAACCCACGAAGTCACCCAGTATCGCCAGCTCGGTGCCTTGGATGTGATTTCTAAGCCCTTTGACCCCATGATGCTGGCCACCACGGTTCGTACCATCTGGGAGCAGCACCATGGTTAG
- a CDS encoding transglutaminase family protein: MQARYLIDDDDLSMGTEVIQQAAREAIGTETNRLRQMLRIRNTVYDRLSYCIKPHIDQPDEVWERGTGSCGEYVGVLLALARLNGIACRTVGRYKCPPHADLRGIPLQPDFNHVWLEFYLPGFGWLPMESNPDDIVEGGPYPTRVFYGAALVPCRSWKRHFLRDGENPGQTASGNHGGSIHWGFGTQPCPVYHP; the protein is encoded by the coding sequence TTGCAAGCTCGTTACTTGATTGACGATGATGACCTGTCCATGGGGACGGAGGTGATTCAGCAAGCAGCCCGAGAGGCGATCGGCACGGAAACAAACCGACTGCGCCAGATGCTGCGGATTCGCAACACCGTCTACGATCGCCTGTCTTATTGTATTAAGCCCCATATTGATCAACCTGATGAGGTGTGGGAGCGGGGGACAGGTTCCTGTGGGGAGTATGTGGGAGTTCTCCTAGCCCTTGCCCGGTTAAATGGCATTGCCTGCCGTACCGTAGGACGCTATAAATGTCCCCCCCATGCCGATCTTCGCGGCATTCCTCTCCAGCCTGACTTTAACCATGTGTGGCTGGAATTCTACCTCCCAGGCTTTGGCTGGCTGCCGATGGAATCCAATCCCGATGATATTGTCGAGGGAGGCCCCTATCCCACGCGCGTTTTTTATGGGGCTGCCCTGGTCCCATGCAGAAGTTGGAAAAGGCATTTCCTTCGAGACGGTGAGAACCCAGGGCAAACGGCTTCAGGAAATCACGGCGGATCTATCCATTGGGGATTTGGCACTCAACCATGTCCGGTTTACCATCCTTGA
- a CDS encoding THUMP domain-containing class I SAM-dependent RNA methyltransferase codes for MNQYFATVARGLEALVAQELEQLGADAVEPGFCGAAFAGDRALLYRVNLWARLPFRILMKLHGFPCRDAQDLYNGIQSIDWSSYLTPDRTLAVNATGKNDHLNHTHFTALQVKNAIVDQQQAMLGERSDVDLQEPDVRINVHIDQDTCTVSLDSSGNSLHRRGYRPAVGAAPLKESLAAALIQLSGWQPDQMFYDPLCGSGTLPLEASLKALNIAPGLFRDRFGFETWRDFDLSLFEQLIQAAEASQRETLAAPIWGSDREGAVIEQAIVNATNCGVLNHVWFSQIELNDVVAPADSGVVFCNPPYGERLGRDSDLAGFYKLLGNVLKQRFKGWTAFVLSGNKELSQSIGLKSSQRIAVYNGTLPCQLMKYELY; via the coding sequence ATGAATCAGTATTTTGCAACGGTTGCCCGGGGTCTGGAAGCACTCGTGGCTCAAGAGTTAGAGCAATTGGGTGCTGATGCAGTGGAACCAGGGTTTTGCGGTGCCGCCTTTGCGGGCGATCGCGCCCTGCTCTATCGCGTCAACCTTTGGGCACGGCTGCCATTCCGGATCTTAATGAAACTCCATGGGTTTCCTTGTCGCGATGCCCAGGATCTCTATAACGGCATCCAGAGCATCGATTGGTCAAGCTATCTCACCCCCGATCGCACCCTGGCAGTGAATGCCACTGGTAAAAATGATCATCTCAACCACACCCATTTCACCGCACTCCAGGTCAAAAATGCCATCGTTGACCAACAACAAGCCATGCTAGGGGAGCGATCGGATGTGGATCTCCAAGAACCCGATGTGCGGATCAATGTTCATATTGACCAGGACACTTGTACCGTCAGCCTCGATAGTTCGGGAAATAGTTTGCACCGCCGGGGCTACCGCCCTGCCGTGGGTGCCGCTCCTCTCAAGGAATCCCTAGCAGCAGCACTGATCCAGCTCTCCGGTTGGCAGCCAGATCAGATGTTTTACGATCCCCTCTGTGGTTCGGGTACCCTCCCCTTGGAAGCTAGCCTCAAGGCTCTCAACATCGCTCCTGGTCTATTTCGAGATCGCTTTGGGTTTGAAACCTGGCGGGATTTTGATCTCTCTTTGTTTGAACAACTGATTCAAGCAGCAGAGGCCAGTCAACGAGAAACCCTGGCAGCTCCTATCTGGGGCAGCGATCGCGAGGGTGCTGTGATTGAGCAGGCGATCGTCAATGCCACAAACTGCGGTGTCCTTAACCATGTCTGGTTTTCTCAAATAGAGCTAAATGACGTGGTTGCTCCCGCAGACAGTGGCGTCGTATTCTGCAATCCTCCCTATGGCGAACGACTGGGGCGAGACAGCGATCTGGCGGGATTCTACAAACTATTGGGAAATGTGCTCAAACAACGGTTCAAAGGTTGGACTGCCTTTGTCCTCAGTGGCAACAAGGAGCTGTCCCAATCCATTGGGCTGAAATCATCCCAGCGAATAGCAGTGTACAACGGAACATTGCCCTGTCAATTAATGAAATATGAGCTGTACTAA
- a CDS encoding response regulator — METAQKHRVLVIDDSLMARRLLFEQLSGDRFEVYEGKDGPTGLAVAEEVNPDLILLDFVMPGMNGYEVYQALRDQPKFVHTPVIVISSSYEEVSKKFGHPFVGFEFLHKQSTGEQLLERINAVLPEAVAVTPAATDPMTDLETLVLADSLAPAKEVLATVAPTETMVAAPPAVDPPPALPVVDLTPLIARIEQLEQQMVASLSHLQPLPDRTEAVLVRLSDLEQQRSDTESMQVLEQRFAALEQRLGEIPLDRSGEVLEKLTAMEQHLETLSPPIPSPVSLPLAPESLATLDAMIYKLDQFSPTATVDWQPILERLEQFEQQLGNLPPANLAVVPAATPPSLPGWQVVVVSAVIGAAIATLVSVAMRPSTPSTASHAQGFPTWDFITPRAVN; from the coding sequence ATGGAAACAGCACAGAAGCATCGAGTTTTGGTGATTGATGATAGTTTGATGGCTCGAAGGTTGTTGTTTGAGCAACTATCCGGCGATCGCTTTGAAGTCTATGAAGGCAAAGATGGCCCGACTGGTTTGGCGGTTGCGGAGGAAGTCAATCCCGATCTGATTCTGCTGGACTTTGTGATGCCGGGGATGAATGGGTATGAAGTTTACCAAGCCCTGCGTGATCAGCCGAAGTTTGTTCATACCCCCGTGATTGTAATCTCTAGTAGCTATGAAGAAGTTTCTAAAAAATTTGGCCACCCCTTTGTAGGGTTTGAATTTCTCCACAAACAATCAACGGGGGAACAACTACTGGAACGCATCAATGCGGTGTTGCCCGAGGCAGTGGCGGTCACCCCAGCGGCAACCGATCCCATGACCGATCTCGAAACTCTGGTTTTGGCTGACAGCCTCGCCCCCGCCAAGGAAGTACTTGCCACTGTTGCACCGACCGAAACAATGGTGGCGGCTCCCCCTGCTGTCGATCCCCCCCCCGCTCTGCCTGTGGTGGATTTGACCCCCCTGATCGCCCGTATCGAGCAATTAGAGCAGCAAATGGTTGCCAGCCTCAGTCATCTGCAACCTCTCCCCGATCGCACCGAAGCAGTGCTGGTGCGGCTGAGTGATCTGGAGCAACAACGCTCAGACACCGAGTCCATGCAAGTATTGGAACAACGGTTTGCTGCCCTGGAACAGCGACTGGGGGAGATACCCCTGGATCGGAGTGGTGAGGTGCTGGAAAAATTGACGGCGATGGAGCAACACTTGGAAACATTGTCTCCCCCCATCCCTTCCCCGGTGTCGTTGCCCTTAGCCCCAGAATCCTTGGCTACCTTGGATGCTATGATCTACAAACTAGATCAGTTCAGCCCGACCGCAACGGTGGATTGGCAGCCAATTCTAGAACGCTTGGAACAATTCGAGCAACAGTTGGGTAACCTCCCCCCTGCCAATTTGGCCGTTGTCCCTGCTGCCACCCCTCCCTCCCTCCCGGGGTGGCAAGTGGTGGTGGTATCAGCCGTCATTGGAGCCGCGATCGCCACCTTGGTGAGCGTTGCGATGAGACCCAGTACGCCATCAACGGCTTCCCACGCCCAGGGATTCCCCACCTGGGATTTCATCACCCCCAGGGCTGTGAATTAG